From the Salmo trutta chromosome 2, fSalTru1.1, whole genome shotgun sequence genome, one window contains:
- the idi1 gene encoding isopentenyl-diphosphate Delta-isomerase 1 isoform X3 — MRGSAVGMPEINTDNLDEKQVQLLAEMCILIDENDQKTGADSKKNCHLNSNIDKGLLHRAFSVFLFNSEDKLLLQQRSDAKITFPGCYTNTCCSHPLHTSSELEELEAIGVRRAASRRLEAELGIPMDQVPPEEMTYLTRIHYKAQSDGVWGEHEIDYILFMQKDIEVNPDPNEIKTHCYVTKEELKEMLKKAKNNELLITPWFSLIAETFLFQWWDNLQNLKQFMDHDKIHRM; from the exons ATGCGAGGGTCTGCTGTCGGGATGCCTGAAATAAATACAGATAACCTGGACGAGAAGCAGGTCCAGCTGCTGGCAGAGATGTGTATCCTTATTGACGAGAACGACCAGAAGACTGGAGCAGACAGCAAAAAGAACTGCCACCTCAACTCTAATATTGACAAAG GCTTATTGCATCGTGCATTCAGCGTCTTCCTGTTCAACAGTGAAGACAAGCTGCTCTTACAGCAGAGATCTGATGCTAAGATCACTTTTCCAG GGTGTTATACCAACACATGCTGCAGTCACCCCTTACACACATCCAGTGAGCTGGAGGAGCTAGAGGCCATCGGGGTGAGGAGAGCTGCATCAAGACGACTGGAAGCAGAGCTGGGAATTCCCATGGATCAG GTTCCACCAGAGGAGATGACCTATTTGACCCGTATCCACTACAAGGCCCAGTCAGACGGTGTGTGGGGGGAACATGAGATCGACTACATCCTCTTCATGCAGAAAGACATAGAGGTGAACCCAGACCCCAACGAGATCAAGACCCACTGTTATGTCACCAAAGAGGAGCTGAAAGAGATGCTGAAGAAGGCCAAGAACAACGAGTTACTGATCACGCCCTGGTTCAGCCTCATCGCAGAGACCTTCCTCTTCCAGTGGTGGGACAACCTGCAGAACCTCAAACAGTTCATGGATCATGATAAAATACACAGGATGTGA
- the idi1 gene encoding isopentenyl-diphosphate Delta-isomerase 1 isoform X2 has translation MVRGLWAVLRVVSGEGRALLKPNIPVSGGLGITRNPIFHSTSVSFRNISSGMRGSAVGMPEINTDNLDEKQVQLLAEMCILIDENDQKTGADSKKNCHLNSNIDKGLLHRAFSVFLFNSEDKLLLQQRSDAKITFPGCYTNTCCSHPLHTSSELEELEAIGVRRAASRRLEAELGIPMDQVPPEEMTYLTRIHYKAQSDGVWGEHEIDYILFMQKDIEVNPDPNEIKTHCYVTKEELKEMLKKAKNNELLITPWFSLIAETFLFQWWDNLQNLKQFMDHDKIHRM, from the exons ATGGTGCGCGGCTTGTGGGCGGTGCTACGGGTGGTGTCCGGCGAGGGACGTGCTTTGTTAAAGCCAAATATACCTGTTTCTGGAGGACTAGGCATTACAAGAAATCCTATATTTCACTCCACGTCTGTCTCTTTCAGGAATATATCAAG TGGGATGCGAGGGTCTGCTGTCGGGATGCCTGAAATAAATACAGATAACCTGGACGAGAAGCAGGTCCAGCTGCTGGCAGAGATGTGTATCCTTATTGACGAGAACGACCAGAAGACTGGAGCAGACAGCAAAAAGAACTGCCACCTCAACTCTAATATTGACAAAG GCTTATTGCATCGTGCATTCAGCGTCTTCCTGTTCAACAGTGAAGACAAGCTGCTCTTACAGCAGAGATCTGATGCTAAGATCACTTTTCCAG GGTGTTATACCAACACATGCTGCAGTCACCCCTTACACACATCCAGTGAGCTGGAGGAGCTAGAGGCCATCGGGGTGAGGAGAGCTGCATCAAGACGACTGGAAGCAGAGCTGGGAATTCCCATGGATCAG GTTCCACCAGAGGAGATGACCTATTTGACCCGTATCCACTACAAGGCCCAGTCAGACGGTGTGTGGGGGGAACATGAGATCGACTACATCCTCTTCATGCAGAAAGACATAGAGGTGAACCCAGACCCCAACGAGATCAAGACCCACTGTTATGTCACCAAAGAGGAGCTGAAAGAGATGCTGAAGAAGGCCAAGAACAACGAGTTACTGATCACGCCCTGGTTCAGCCTCATCGCAGAGACCTTCCTCTTCCAGTGGTGGGACAACCTGCAGAACCTCAAACAGTTCATGGATCATGATAAAATACACAGGATGTGA
- the idi1 gene encoding isopentenyl-diphosphate Delta-isomerase 1 isoform X1 produces the protein MVRGLWAVLRVVSGEGRALLKPNIPVSGGLGITRNPIFHSTSVSFRNISSSGMRGSAVGMPEINTDNLDEKQVQLLAEMCILIDENDQKTGADSKKNCHLNSNIDKGLLHRAFSVFLFNSEDKLLLQQRSDAKITFPGCYTNTCCSHPLHTSSELEELEAIGVRRAASRRLEAELGIPMDQVPPEEMTYLTRIHYKAQSDGVWGEHEIDYILFMQKDIEVNPDPNEIKTHCYVTKEELKEMLKKAKNNELLITPWFSLIAETFLFQWWDNLQNLKQFMDHDKIHRM, from the exons ATGGTGCGCGGCTTGTGGGCGGTGCTACGGGTGGTGTCCGGCGAGGGACGTGCTTTGTTAAAGCCAAATATACCTGTTTCTGGAGGACTAGGCATTACAAGAAATCCTATATTTCACTCCACGTCTGTCTCTTTCAGGAATATATCAAG CAGTGGGATGCGAGGGTCTGCTGTCGGGATGCCTGAAATAAATACAGATAACCTGGACGAGAAGCAGGTCCAGCTGCTGGCAGAGATGTGTATCCTTATTGACGAGAACGACCAGAAGACTGGAGCAGACAGCAAAAAGAACTGCCACCTCAACTCTAATATTGACAAAG GCTTATTGCATCGTGCATTCAGCGTCTTCCTGTTCAACAGTGAAGACAAGCTGCTCTTACAGCAGAGATCTGATGCTAAGATCACTTTTCCAG GGTGTTATACCAACACATGCTGCAGTCACCCCTTACACACATCCAGTGAGCTGGAGGAGCTAGAGGCCATCGGGGTGAGGAGAGCTGCATCAAGACGACTGGAAGCAGAGCTGGGAATTCCCATGGATCAG GTTCCACCAGAGGAGATGACCTATTTGACCCGTATCCACTACAAGGCCCAGTCAGACGGTGTGTGGGGGGAACATGAGATCGACTACATCCTCTTCATGCAGAAAGACATAGAGGTGAACCCAGACCCCAACGAGATCAAGACCCACTGTTATGTCACCAAAGAGGAGCTGAAAGAGATGCTGAAGAAGGCCAAGAACAACGAGTTACTGATCACGCCCTGGTTCAGCCTCATCGCAGAGACCTTCCTCTTCCAGTGGTGGGACAACCTGCAGAACCTCAAACAGTTCATGGATCATGATAAAATACACAGGATGTGA